A DNA window from Enterobacter cloacae subsp. cloacae ATCC 13047 contains the following coding sequences:
- the trbL gene encoding P-type conjugative transfer protein TrbL, which produces MRKKIALGGLMMVATMVLAEPAMAQELSSSGVMNDVLKRFHDAAATWGPAIESAASRLFWTLVVISMVWTFGMMALRKADIGEFFAEFVRFTIFTGFFWWLLTNANQGMNIAGTIVQSLQTLGAQAGGLSNSNLGPSSILDLGFELYNRTVQATSELGWRQMATALVMELMALAVLFVLALIAVNLLLLLASAWILLYAGVFFLGFGGSRWTSDMAINYYKTVLGLAAQLMAMVLLVAIGKEFINHYYTQISENMASQELAVMLVISVILLFLVNKVPPMISGLVSGGGIGAAGGIGNFGAGAAVGAAVTAASMATGGAALAGKAVMGAAAGAAGGASALQAAFQKASASMETGGDMSSMGSVVSSGGNGGGEAGTAGSSPFAQAAGFGDSGSSSSGGGFAKAAKLATGTASELAKGVGSQVKQGFQERVSETTGGKLAASIRESMEPKEASQSGQFEGNSLGADSGPDSNEVRS; this is translated from the coding sequence ATGAGAAAGAAAATTGCTCTAGGTGGCTTGATGATGGTCGCCACAATGGTGCTGGCTGAACCTGCAATGGCGCAGGAGCTAAGTAGCAGCGGTGTTATGAATGATGTGCTCAAGCGTTTTCATGATGCTGCCGCAACATGGGGGCCAGCTATTGAGTCCGCTGCATCGCGTTTGTTCTGGACGCTGGTTGTGATTTCGATGGTCTGGACATTCGGCATGATGGCTTTGCGCAAGGCCGACATTGGCGAGTTCTTCGCGGAGTTCGTTCGCTTCACGATCTTCACCGGCTTTTTCTGGTGGTTGCTGACGAATGCGAACCAGGGCATGAATATCGCCGGTACGATTGTTCAGTCATTGCAAACTCTGGGCGCGCAGGCGGGGGGACTTTCCAATAGCAATCTTGGGCCCTCCAGCATCCTTGATCTTGGTTTCGAGTTATACAACCGCACAGTACAGGCCACCTCGGAGCTGGGATGGCGGCAGATGGCAACTGCTCTGGTCATGGAGCTAATGGCCCTGGCTGTTTTGTTTGTCCTGGCGTTGATTGCGGTCAACCTGTTGCTGTTGCTCGCATCAGCCTGGATTCTGTTGTATGCCGGTGTGTTCTTCCTTGGCTTTGGTGGAAGTCGTTGGACTTCCGACATGGCGATCAATTACTACAAGACCGTGCTGGGCCTGGCCGCACAGCTTATGGCAATGGTGCTTCTGGTTGCGATTGGCAAAGAGTTCATCAATCACTACTACACGCAAATCAGCGAGAACATGGCATCCCAGGAACTGGCCGTGATGTTGGTTATATCGGTCATCTTGCTTTTCTTGGTCAACAAAGTTCCGCCGATGATTTCTGGTCTTGTGTCTGGTGGTGGTATTGGCGCAGCCGGTGGAATTGGAAACTTCGGTGCGGGTGCGGCAGTTGGGGCGGCGGTGACGGCGGCCAGTATGGCAACTGGCGGCGCTGCCCTGGCAGGTAAAGCGGTTATGGGTGCCGCAGCCGGTGCAGCCGGAGGTGCAAGTGCACTCCAAGCGGCTTTTCAGAAAGCATCAGCGAGTATGGAAACCGGCGGTGACATGTCCAGCATGGGGTCAGTTGTCAGCAGTGGCGGAAACGGTGGTGGTGAAGCGGGTACTGCTGGCAGTAGCCCATTCGCCCAAGCGGCTGGCTTTGGTGACAGCGGCAGTAGCTCAAGCGGTGGCGGCTTTGCCAAGGCCGCGAAGCTGGCCACAGGCACGGCCTCCGAGTTAGCCAAGGGTGTCGGCTCTCAAGTGAAGCAGGGATTCCAGGAGCGAGTGAGCGAAACCACAGGCGGAAAACTGGCTGCTTCGATACGCGAAAGCATGGAGCCGAAAGAAGCAAGCCAATCTGGCCAGTTCGAGGGCAATAGCTTGGGCGCCGATTCTGGCCCAGATAGTAACGAAGTCAGGAGTTAG
- a CDS encoding tyrosine-type recombinase/integrase: MLTDTKLRNLKPRDKLYKVNDREGLYVAVTPAGSISFRYNYSINGRQETITFGRYGVGGITLAEARELLGDAKKMVAAGKSPAKEKARDKARVKDAETFGAWAEKWLRGYQMADSTRDMRRSVYERELKPKFSNQKLVEITHEDLRALADAIVERGAPATAVHVREIVLQVFRWAIERGQKVENPAELVRPTSIARFEPRDRALTPEEIGLMYQYMERVGTSPTNRAAAKLLLLTMVRKSELTNATWSEINFSEALWTIPKERMKRRNPHLVFLSQQALDIFIAMKTFAGGSDFVLPSRYDSDAPMSAATLNQVLTLTYKAAQKDGKSLTKFGPHDLRRTASTLLHEAGYNTDWIEKCLAHEQKGVRAVYNKAEYREQRAAMLQDWADMIDEWTSGGSKG; encoded by the coding sequence ATGCTGACCGATACCAAGCTGCGCAATCTCAAGCCCAGGGACAAACTCTACAAAGTGAATGACCGGGAAGGTCTCTATGTGGCAGTGACTCCAGCCGGCTCCATCTCGTTCCGTTACAACTACTCAATCAACGGTCGGCAGGAGACCATCACCTTTGGGCGTTATGGTGTCGGTGGCATCACCCTGGCCGAAGCCCGCGAGCTGTTGGGTGACGCCAAGAAGATGGTTGCGGCGGGCAAGTCGCCGGCCAAGGAGAAAGCCCGAGACAAGGCGCGGGTGAAAGATGCAGAGACGTTCGGTGCCTGGGCGGAGAAGTGGCTGCGTGGCTACCAGATGGCCGACTCCACCCGCGATATGCGCCGCTCGGTTTATGAGCGTGAGCTGAAGCCGAAATTCAGCAATCAGAAGCTGGTGGAGATCACCCACGAAGACTTGCGGGCGCTGGCTGATGCCATTGTTGAGCGAGGCGCACCGGCCACCGCCGTTCATGTGCGTGAAATCGTGTTGCAGGTATTTCGCTGGGCCATCGAGCGTGGGCAGAAGGTCGAAAACCCGGCAGAACTGGTGCGCCCAACAAGCATCGCTCGATTCGAGCCACGTGACCGAGCGTTGACGCCAGAAGAAATTGGGCTGATGTACCAGTACATGGAGCGAGTGGGCACAAGCCCAACAAACCGTGCGGCGGCCAAGCTGTTATTGCTGACGATGGTGCGCAAGAGCGAGCTGACCAATGCGACCTGGAGCGAGATCAATTTCAGCGAAGCGTTGTGGACGATTCCAAAGGAGCGGATGAAACGCCGTAACCCGCACCTGGTATTTCTGTCCCAGCAGGCTCTGGATATTTTCATTGCCATGAAAACCTTTGCCGGTGGTTCCGACTTCGTTTTGCCATCACGGTACGACTCGGATGCGCCGATGAGCGCTGCCACACTTAACCAGGTGCTGACGCTGACTTACAAGGCGGCGCAGAAAGATGGGAAGTCACTTACCAAGTTCGGACCGCATGATTTGCGGCGCACAGCCAGCACGCTGTTGCATGAGGCCGGCTACAACACCGACTGGATCGAGAAGTGCCTGGCGCACGAGCAGAAGGGCGTGAGGGCTGTCTACAACAAGGCTGAGTACCGCGAGCAGCGGGCGGCGATGTTGCAGGATTGGGCCGATATGATTGATGAGTGGACTTCGGGAGGCAGTAAGGGTTGA
- a CDS encoding type I toxin-antitoxin system ptaRNA1 family toxin, with protein sequence MTTQHIIEPGQAVHQAAAILSSLEYINQAEARSLGPLAEAVANAFMVVYYQAETGRATQADFQEAMNALRQACS encoded by the coding sequence ATGACAACACAACATATTATCGAACCAGGGCAAGCAGTGCATCAAGCAGCGGCTATTCTTTCTTCTTTGGAGTACATCAACCAAGCGGAAGCGCGGAGCCTTGGGCCATTGGCCGAAGCCGTCGCTAATGCTTTTATGGTGGTGTACTACCAAGCTGAAACGGGCCGGGCGACACAGGCTGATTTTCAAGAAGCAATGAACGCCTTGCGCCAAGCGTGCAGCTAA
- the trbK gene encoding entry exclusion lipoprotein TrbK: MKKIFFTTAATLLLLAGCEQERMPEPNAATCAPDAFQAALNEMRSEANREAFTEECRAFQKAKQMRQWEFKPSPKDDY; the protein is encoded by the coding sequence ATGAAAAAAATCTTTTTTACTACCGCGGCTACGTTGCTGTTGTTGGCTGGATGTGAACAGGAAAGGATGCCCGAACCAAATGCGGCGACGTGTGCCCCCGATGCGTTCCAGGCAGCACTGAATGAAATGCGCAGCGAAGCGAACCGAGAGGCCTTTACCGAGGAATGCAGAGCATTCCAGAAGGCCAAGCAGATGCGTCAGTGGGAGTTCAAGCCCAGCCCTAAAGATGATTATTGA
- the guaA gene encoding glutamine-hydrolyzing GMP synthase, with the protein MTENIHKHRILILDFGSQYTQLVARRVRELGVYCELWAWDVTEAQIREFNPSGIILSGGPESTTEENSPRAPQYVFEAGVPVFGVCYGMQTMAMQLGGHVEGSNEREFGYAQVEVVNDSALVRGIEDSLTADGKPLLDVWMSHGDKVTAIPSDFVTVASTESCPFAIMANEEKRFYGVQFHPEVTHTRQGMRMLERFVRDICQCEALWTPAKIIDDAVERIRQQVGDDKVILGLSGGVDSSVTAMLLHRAIGKNLTCVFVDNGLLRLNEAQQVMDMFGDHFGLNIVHVEGEQRFLDALAGVNDPEAKRKIIGRVFVEVFDEEALKLEDVKWLAQGTIYPDVIESAASATGKAHVIKSHHNVGGLPKEMKMGLVEPLRELFKDEVRKIGLELGLPYDMLYRHPFPGPGLGVRVLGEVKKEYCDLLRRADAIFIEELHKADLYNKVSQAFTVFLPVRSVGVMGDGRKYDWVVSLRAVETIDFMTAHWAHLPYDFLGRVSNRIINEVNGISRVVYDISGKPPATIEWE; encoded by the coding sequence ATGACGGAAAACATTCATAAACATCGCATTCTCATCCTGGACTTTGGTTCTCAGTACACTCAGCTGGTGGCGCGTCGCGTGCGTGAGCTGGGCGTTTACTGTGAACTGTGGGCGTGGGATGTCACGGAAGCACAGATTCGCGAATTCAATCCAAGCGGCATTATCCTGTCCGGCGGCCCGGAAAGCACCACCGAAGAGAACAGCCCGCGCGCACCGCAGTACGTTTTCGAAGCGGGCGTGCCGGTATTCGGCGTCTGCTACGGTATGCAGACCATGGCAATGCAGCTGGGCGGCCACGTAGAAGGCTCTAACGAGCGTGAGTTTGGCTATGCACAGGTTGAAGTGGTGAACGACAGCGCGCTGGTGCGCGGTATCGAAGACTCCCTGACCGCAGACGGCAAACCGCTGCTGGACGTGTGGATGAGCCACGGCGATAAAGTGACCGCTATCCCGTCCGACTTCGTGACCGTTGCCAGCACCGAAAGCTGCCCGTTCGCGATTATGGCGAACGAAGAGAAACGCTTCTACGGCGTGCAGTTCCACCCGGAAGTGACCCACACCCGTCAGGGTATGCGCATGCTGGAGCGCTTTGTGCGCGATATCTGCCAGTGTGAAGCCCTGTGGACCCCGGCTAAAATCATCGACGACGCCGTTGAGCGTATCCGTCAGCAGGTTGGCGATGACAAAGTCATTCTCGGCCTGTCCGGTGGCGTTGACTCCTCCGTAACCGCGATGCTGCTGCACCGCGCTATCGGTAAAAACCTGACCTGCGTATTCGTGGACAACGGTCTGCTGCGTCTGAATGAAGCCCAGCAGGTCATGGACATGTTTGGTGACCACTTCGGTCTGAACATCGTTCATGTGGAAGGCGAACAGCGCTTCCTGGACGCGCTGGCCGGTGTCAACGATCCGGAAGCCAAACGTAAGATCATCGGCCGCGTCTTCGTGGAAGTGTTCGACGAAGAAGCGCTGAAGCTGGAAGACGTGAAGTGGCTGGCACAGGGCACAATCTACCCTGACGTGATCGAGTCTGCGGCATCCGCAACCGGTAAAGCACACGTCATCAAATCTCACCACAACGTGGGCGGCCTGCCGAAAGAGATGAAGATGGGTCTGGTTGAACCGCTGCGTGAGCTGTTCAAAGACGAAGTGCGTAAGATCGGTCTGGAACTGGGTCTGCCGTACGATATGCTCTACCGTCACCCGTTCCCGGGTCCGGGTCTGGGCGTGCGTGTGCTGGGCGAAGTGAAGAAAGAGTACTGCGACCTGCTGCGTCGCGCGGATGCTATCTTCATCGAAGAGCTGCACAAAGCTGACCTGTATAACAAAGTGAGCCAGGCGTTCACCGTGTTCCTGCCAGTTCGCTCCGTCGGCGTTATGGGCGATGGCCGTAAGTACGACTGGGTTGTTTCCCTGCGTGCGGTGGAAACCATCGACTTCATGACCGCGCACTGGGCGCACCTGCCGTATGACTTCTTAGGCCGTGTGTCTAACCGCATCATCAACGAAGTGAACGGTATTTCCCGCGTGGTGTATGACATCAGCGGTAAGCCACCGGCTACGATTGAGTGGGAATGA
- the repC gene encoding replication protein C, IncQ-type, translating to MKKPKHDLTHVRHDPAHCLAPGLFRSLKRGDRKRCKLDVTYTFGEDESMRFVGFEPLGADDMRLLQGIVALGGPNGILLTPEPTSETGRQLRLFLEPRFEAIEQDGLVVRESLTKLLSETGMTDSGDNIKALKASLLRMSNVTILVTKGRRQAAFHLMSHAFDETDGRLWVALNPRIAEAILGHRPYARIDMAEVRVLQTDPARLMHQRLCGWIDPGKSGRVELDTLCGYVWPDEANAEAMKKRRQTARKALAELAAVGWVVNEYAKGKWEIKRPGPTATAPVYRRNVPLLPS from the coding sequence GTGAAGAAGCCTAAGCATGACCTGACCCACGTCCGACATGATCCCGCGCACTGTTTGGCACCTGGCCTGTTCCGCAGCCTCAAGCGTGGCGATCGCAAACGCTGCAAGCTGGACGTGACCTACACCTTTGGCGAGGACGAATCCATGCGTTTCGTCGGATTCGAACCTCTCGGGGCCGATGATATGCGTCTTTTGCAAGGCATCGTGGCCCTTGGCGGCCCGAACGGCATCTTGCTAACCCCGGAACCGACCAGTGAGACGGGGCGACAGCTACGGCTATTCCTTGAACCCCGTTTCGAAGCCATTGAGCAAGACGGCTTGGTGGTTCGTGAGAGCCTGACCAAACTGCTCTCAGAAACGGGCATGACGGATAGCGGCGACAACATCAAGGCGCTCAAAGCCAGCCTGCTGCGCATGTCGAACGTCACCATCCTTGTGACGAAGGGACGGCGGCAAGCCGCGTTCCACCTGATGAGTCATGCTTTTGACGAGACGGACGGCAGGCTATGGGTTGCCCTGAATCCGCGTATTGCCGAAGCGATCCTGGGGCATCGTCCATATGCCCGTATCGACATGGCGGAAGTGCGGGTGCTACAGACTGATCCGGCACGGCTGATGCACCAACGGCTATGCGGCTGGATCGACCCCGGCAAATCCGGGCGCGTGGAACTGGACACGCTTTGCGGCTATGTCTGGCCAGATGAAGCCAATGCCGAAGCTATGAAAAAACGCCGTCAGACTGCCCGGAAGGCACTGGCCGAACTTGCCGCCGTGGGTTGGGTAGTGAACGAATACGCCAAGGGAAAATGGGAGATCAAGAGGCCTGGCCCCACGGCAACTGCACCCGTTTACCGTCGTAACGTTCCCTTGTTACCGTCGTAA
- a CDS encoding arsenate reductase ArsC, with product MTERIYNVLILCTGNSARSIMAEALINTMGQGRFRAYSAGSHPTGKVNPFAVEKVESVNYPTENLRSKSWDEYATPDAPKMDFIITVCDNAAGEMCPVWPGQPISAHWGFEDPAAVEGTDAEKRRAFEQTFRHMMNRVRLFVNLPLKMLDQTAIKRELANIGKTEQEA from the coding sequence ATGACCGAAAGAATCTATAACGTCCTCATCCTCTGCACCGGCAATTCGGCGCGCAGCATCATGGCCGAAGCTCTCATCAACACGATGGGGCAAGGGCGCTTCCGCGCCTACAGCGCCGGCAGTCACCCAACCGGCAAGGTCAATCCCTTCGCCGTCGAAAAGGTGGAGTCGGTGAATTACCCGACCGAGAATCTGCGCAGCAAGAGCTGGGACGAGTACGCCACGCCCGACGCACCGAAGATGGACTTCATCATCACCGTCTGCGACAACGCCGCCGGCGAAATGTGTCCGGTGTGGCCTGGTCAGCCGATCTCGGCGCATTGGGGATTTGAAGACCCGGCCGCCGTCGAAGGCACTGACGCCGAGAAGCGCCGGGCCTTCGAACAAACCTTCCGGCACATGATGAACCGCGTCCGCCTGTTCGTGAATCTGCCTCTCAAAATGCTTGACCAGACGGCCATCAAGCGCGAGCTGGCGAACATCGGCAAGACCGAGCAGGAAGCATGA
- a CDS encoding helix-turn-helix transcriptional regulator encodes MQNIKTLINRKKLLEMIPLSTRTIYNLEQRGDFPRRIALTSRNVAWDLSEVEEWIEARKSSGDQAARPGPIEG; translated from the coding sequence ATGCAAAATATAAAGACCCTCATCAACAGGAAGAAGCTCCTGGAGATGATCCCGCTTTCGACACGAACAATTTATAACCTGGAGCAGCGAGGGGATTTTCCACGCCGTATCGCGTTAACCAGTAGAAATGTCGCCTGGGATTTGTCAGAGGTCGAAGAGTGGATTGAGGCACGTAAATCATCGGGTGATCAAGCTGCGCGACCTGGCCCTATAGAGGGCTAG
- the arsB gene encoding ACR3 family arsenite efflux transporter: protein MSAGAQAIAAKPRQAPMSGFERYLTLWVALCIVAGVALGQGLPDVFQAIGRMEVAQVNLPVGLLIWVMIVPMLVKIDFGALHQVKEHWRGIGVTLFVNWAVKPFSMALLGWLFIRQVFAPFLPADQLDSYIAGLILLAAAPCTAMVFVWSRLTNGDPLFTLSQVALNDAIMIVAFAPIVGLLLGMSSISVPWDTLLISVVLYIIVPVILAQLLRRHLLKQGQAAFERAMQKIGPWSMAALLLTLVLLFAFQGEAIIRQPLVIAMLAVPILIQVFFNSGLAYWLNKRAGEKHSVACPSALIGASNFFELAVAAAISLFGLHSGAALATVVGVLVEVPVMLLVVRVVNRSKSWYERG from the coding sequence ATGAGCGCCGGCGCACAGGCCATCGCCGCGAAGCCGCGCCAGGCCCCGATGAGCGGCTTCGAGCGTTACCTGACGCTGTGGGTGGCCCTGTGCATCGTCGCCGGTGTTGCGCTCGGCCAGGGCCTTCCTGACGTGTTCCAGGCCATAGGCCGCATGGAAGTGGCCCAGGTCAATTTGCCGGTGGGCCTGCTGATTTGGGTAATGATCGTCCCGATGCTGGTCAAGATCGACTTCGGGGCGCTGCACCAGGTCAAAGAGCATTGGCGCGGCATCGGCGTCACGCTGTTCGTGAATTGGGCCGTCAAGCCATTCTCGATGGCCCTGCTGGGGTGGCTGTTCATCCGACAAGTGTTCGCTCCGTTCCTGCCGGCCGATCAACTGGACAGCTACATCGCGGGCTTGATCTTGCTGGCCGCCGCGCCCTGCACGGCAATGGTGTTCGTGTGGAGCCGCCTTACCAACGGCGACCCGCTTTTCACGCTCTCGCAAGTGGCTCTGAACGACGCCATCATGATCGTGGCCTTCGCGCCCATCGTCGGCCTGCTGCTGGGCATGTCCTCGATCTCGGTGCCTTGGGACACGCTGCTGATTTCGGTCGTGCTCTACATCATCGTGCCGGTGATCCTGGCGCAGCTCTTGCGGCGGCATCTGCTCAAGCAAGGACAGGCCGCCTTTGAACGGGCCATGCAGAAGATCGGGCCGTGGTCGATGGCCGCGCTGCTGCTGACGTTGGTTCTACTGTTCGCCTTCCAGGGCGAGGCCATCATCCGGCAGCCGTTAGTGATCGCCATGCTAGCCGTGCCGATCTTGATTCAAGTGTTCTTCAATTCCGGGTTAGCCTACTGGCTGAACAAGCGGGCGGGGGAAAAGCACTCTGTCGCCTGTCCTTCGGCCCTGATCGGTGCCAGCAACTTCTTCGAGCTGGCCGTGGCGGCCGCCATCAGCTTGTTCGGTCTGCACTCCGGCGCTGCATTGGCAACCGTGGTCGGCGTCCTGGTCGAAGTGCCGGTGATGCTGCTGGTCGTGCGCGTGGTGAATCGCTCGAAGAGCTGGTACGAACGAGGTTGA
- the arsH gene encoding arsenical resistance protein ArsH: protein MRLRHLSDPDSLPALDKSFAIERPALGLAPDAPPVRILLLYGSLRARSFSRLAVEEAARLLQFFGAETRIFDPSDLPLPDQVQSDDHPAVKELRALSEWSEGQVWCSPERHGQITSVMKAQIDHLPLEMAGIRPTQGRTLAVMQVSGGSQSFNAVNTLRLLGRWMRMFTIPNQSSIAKAFQEFDAAGRMKPSPYYDRIADVMEELVRFTALVRPHREALTDRYSERKAAGHVIDEATDLSSIAIAPQPLPESETS from the coding sequence ATGAGACTTCGCCATCTTTCCGACCCCGATTCTTTGCCCGCTTTGGACAAATCCTTTGCCATCGAGCGCCCGGCGCTCGGGCTGGCACCCGACGCCCCGCCGGTGCGTATCCTGCTGCTGTATGGCTCGCTGCGCGCCCGCTCGTTCTCACGGCTGGCCGTCGAGGAAGCGGCCCGGCTGCTGCAATTCTTTGGCGCAGAAACACGCATCTTCGACCCGTCCGATTTGCCGTTGCCCGATCAAGTGCAAAGCGACGATCACCCGGCCGTCAAGGAGCTGCGCGCCCTGTCCGAGTGGTCAGAGGGACAAGTCTGGTGCAGCCCGGAACGCCACGGTCAGATTACCAGTGTCATGAAGGCGCAGATTGACCATCTGCCGCTTGAAATGGCCGGCATCCGGCCGACCCAAGGCCGCACCCTGGCCGTGATGCAGGTATCCGGCGGCTCGCAGAGCTTCAACGCCGTGAACACCTTGCGTCTGCTCGGCCGCTGGATGCGAATGTTCACCATTCCGAACCAGTCGAGTATCGCCAAAGCGTTCCAAGAGTTCGACGCGGCGGGCCGCATGAAGCCCTCGCCGTACTACGACCGAATAGCCGATGTGATGGAAGAACTGGTGCGCTTCACGGCGCTGGTACGGCCGCACCGTGAAGCACTGACAGACCGCTATTCCGAACGGAAAGCGGCCGGCCACGTCATCGACGAGGCCACCGATCTTTCATCCATCGCCATTGCTCCCCAGCCACTACCAGAAAGCGAAACATCATGA
- a CDS encoding helicase RepA family protein yields the protein MALDLMAAFTELPPPIDYVLPNMVAGTVGALVSPGGAGKSMLALQLAAQIAGGPDLLEIGEFPTGQVVYLPAEDPPAAIHHRLHALGAHLSAAERQAVADGLLIEPLIGKCPNIMAASWFDALKRAAEGRRLMILDTLRRFHIEEENASGPMAQVVGHMEAIAADTGCSIVFLHHASKSAAMMGSGDQQQASRGSSVLVDNIRWQSYLSGMTQGEAEILGVDDCQRGYFVRFGVSKANYGAPFQELWFRRHDGGVLKPAVLERQCKVKRRQREEA from the coding sequence ATGGCTCTTGATCTTATGGCGGCTTTCACGGAATTGCCGCCACCCATTGATTATGTTCTGCCTAATATGGTTGCTGGCACTGTTGGTGCTCTTGTGTCGCCTGGTGGGGCTGGTAAATCCATGTTGGCCCTTCAATTGGCTGCACAGATTGCAGGCGGGCCTGATTTACTTGAAATAGGCGAGTTTCCCACCGGGCAAGTGGTCTATCTGCCTGCTGAAGATCCACCGGCCGCTATTCACCATCGTCTGCACGCCCTTGGGGCACACCTCAGCGCAGCGGAACGGCAAGCCGTGGCTGATGGTTTGCTCATTGAACCCTTGATCGGTAAATGCCCAAACATCATGGCTGCTAGCTGGTTCGATGCTCTCAAACGAGCCGCTGAAGGTCGTCGCTTGATGATCTTGGACACTTTGCGGCGCTTCCACATTGAGGAGGAGAACGCTAGCGGGCCGATGGCGCAGGTTGTTGGGCACATGGAGGCCATAGCCGCTGATACAGGCTGCTCCATTGTGTTTCTGCACCACGCGAGTAAAAGCGCAGCCATGATGGGGTCGGGCGATCAACAGCAGGCCAGTCGTGGATCGTCCGTACTGGTTGATAACATCCGTTGGCAATCGTACCTATCCGGCATGACGCAAGGCGAGGCCGAGATACTGGGGGTCGATGATTGTCAGCGTGGGTATTTTGTCCGCTTTGGCGTCAGCAAGGCCAACTATGGCGCACCTTTTCAAGAACTCTGGTTTAGACGGCACGACGGCGGCGTGTTGAAGCCTGCTGTACTGGAGCGGCAGTGCAAGGTGAAAAGGAGACAGCGTGAAGAAGCCTAA
- a CDS encoding FitA-like ribbon-helix-helix domain-containing protein, which yields MANVLIRNLPAEVHRALKVRAALNDRSTDAEIREILTAAVQPLELEEIGREVGLSESDKKTE from the coding sequence ATGGCAAATGTGCTTATCAGGAATTTACCCGCCGAGGTGCACCGTGCGTTGAAAGTTCGAGCAGCGCTCAACGATAGGAGCACCGACGCGGAAATACGCGAAATACTGACGGCGGCAGTACAGCCGCTAGAGCTTGAAGAGATTGGCCGGGAAGTTGGCTTGTCCGAAAGCGATAAAAAAACAGAGTAG
- the trbJ gene encoding P-type conjugative transfer protein TrbJ, translated as MKSKILAAKKTALAVALATGFITTTTAPVQAGIPVIDGGNLAQNIMTAIESVAQTLKQIEQYQTQLQQYENQLQNTMAPAAYIWDQAQTTINRLIAAQNTLAYYENQLGSLDRYLAKFQDVAYYRSSPCFNGSGGCTPAEKAAMEENRRLASESQKKANDALFQTVADQQKALKDDARTLERLQGAAQGATGQLQAIGYANQLASQQANQLLQIRTMLTAQHNAEAARIAAELDAEARGDARAEQMRTWTFRPSPADNY; from the coding sequence ATGAAGTCCAAAATTTTAGCGGCTAAAAAAACCGCTCTAGCCGTTGCACTCGCAACCGGCTTTATCACCACTACCACCGCCCCTGTGCAAGCTGGTATCCCCGTCATCGACGGCGGCAACCTGGCCCAGAACATCATGACGGCCATCGAGTCGGTGGCGCAGACGCTCAAGCAGATTGAGCAGTACCAGACCCAGTTGCAGCAGTACGAAAATCAGCTCCAGAACACGATGGCCCCAGCCGCGTATATCTGGGATCAGGCGCAGACTACGATCAACCGGCTGATTGCCGCGCAAAACACGCTGGCCTATTACGAGAACCAGCTAGGCAGCCTGGATCGTTACCTGGCCAAGTTTCAGGACGTGGCCTATTACCGCAGCTCGCCATGCTTCAACGGCAGCGGCGGATGCACGCCGGCCGAAAAGGCAGCGATGGAAGAGAACCGCCGCCTGGCGTCAGAGTCGCAAAAGAAGGCCAACGATGCCCTGTTCCAGACCGTTGCCGACCAGCAAAAGGCTTTGAAGGATGACGCCCGTACCCTGGAGCGGCTGCAAGGCGCGGCCCAGGGTGCAACTGGCCAGCTACAGGCCATCGGCTACGCCAACCAGCTCGCCAGCCAGCAGGCCAATCAGCTCTTGCAGATTCGCACCATGTTGACCGCCCAACACAACGCGGAGGCAGCCCGGATTGCAGCAGAACTCGATGCCGAGGCGCGAGGTGATGCCAGGGCCGAGCAAATGCGTACCTGGACGTTTCGCCCGAGTCCGGCAGACAACTACTAG